GGCAAACTGCCGGACGACTTTGATGCGACCGTGGTAGCGACCAAAAACGCCGCCGGTGAATGGGACGAAACCGTATTCCAGAATAAGGACGGCGTGTTCGAGCCCATGGGCTGGACCAAAGACAAAGACTGGATGTGGTACACGGACACGATCGAGGCACCCACCAAAGGTCTGTACCGCTACAACGTGAAAACCGGTGAGAAAAAACTGGTTTACCGTCACCCGAAAGTGGATTACGACCGCATCTTCAACGATGACGACGGCAACCCCTGGGGTGCGCTGGTCAACTACGACTACCCGACCGTAGTCTACATTGACGAAGACAACCACTATGCCCAGACGCACAAGCGTCTGCAGGGAACCTTCCCCAACAAGCATATCCAGATCCTCAACCGTACCAGTGACGGCAATGAGTGGGTGGTGCATGTGGGCGACGACCGTCACCCGGGCAGCTACTACGTTTACAACCAGTTCGACGGCGCGCTGAAGTTCCTCGCCAACCAGGCGGAGTGGATCGACCCGGCCAAGGTGCCTGCGACTCATCCTGTGCGTTTTACCGCGCGCGATGGCCTGGAAATCAATGGTTACCTGACCCTGCCGGTGAACAAGGAAGCCAAAAACCTGCCGCTGATCATCCTGCCTCACGGCGGCCCCCACGGCCCGCGTGACTACTGGGGTTACAACAAGGAGCGCATCCTGTTCGCCAACGCCGGCTACGCGGTGATGCATGTGAACTACCGCGGTTCCGGTGGTTACGGTCGCGAGTTCCTGTTCGACTGGTACGGGCACTGGGGCATGGAAATGCAGGACGACCTGACCGACGCCACCAAGTGGGCGATTGACTCCGGTATTGCCGATGCGGACCGCATCTGTATCTACGGTGCTTCCTACGGTGGCTATGCGGCCATGCAAGGCGTTACCAAAGAGCCAGACCTGTACCAGTGCGGTATCGGTTACGTCGGCGTGTACGACATGGCGATCTTCAGTACCCACGGTGATATCCGTCTGCGCAAGGCCGGCCGCAAGTACCTGGCGGAAGCCACCGGTACCGATCCGGAAGTACACCGTCAGCGCTCTCCGTCCCGCAATGCCGAGCGCATCACCGCACCGGTATTCCTGGTACAGGGTGCCCGCGACGTACGTGTACCCATCGAGCACTACTGGGCCATGCGCGATGCGCTGGTGCAGCAGAACCACCCGCTGGAAACTCTGGTTGCCCCGCGTGCCTTCCACGGCGCCCGTGAAAAAACCAGCCAGCTGGAAATCTACTGCCGCATGATCAACTTCTTTGATCGCCACATCGGCGACGGCAAGCCCTCCGACGCGCCGGCCAACGACTGTGTGCCGGAAGACGGCCCGGGTCTGCTGGAGTACCACTACTACGAGGAGGCCAAGCGTGGTTAAACCAATGATTGCAGCCGCATCCCTGCTGCTGGCCAGCCAGGCGTTCAGTCTGGACTGGCAGCGCCCGGACTGCTCTGCGTACAAAGATTTCGGTGAGTGCCGCAACGCCGAGAAAAACGATTACCGCCGTAAGAAGCAGGAAGAGTTTCGCGAGAAAGGCCTGTCCTTCTGGTACTACGAGCGCCCGGATTTTTCTGACAACAAGAAAATCGAACAGGCCCTCGAAGACAAAGTGGAAGGTGCGTTGTACTTCTCCTTCACCGTGGAGCGCGATGGCAGCGTTTCTGCGGTTTCGCTGAAAACCAAAACCAGCGATGAAGTAGAGGTTTACGCGGCGCCTATCCTGGCCGCGATCAAGAACTGGCAGTTCGTACCGTCCAAAGAAGCCTGGCCGAACCAGGAATGGCGCTACCAGTTCTTCTTCACGCAGGACGACTGTGCCGAAGCGGCGGAAGAAGACAGTGAAGCCTGTAGCAAGGAAGACGAAGCGGCAGGTTGATCCGATTACTCTCTTGGTCGAGTAATTCCGGCAGCGAGTGATACGCTGCTGGTCCCCAGTGTAGCCCGGACTTGTGTCCGGGCTTTTTTGTGCCCGGAATATATCGGCACGGGATCCCGGCGTTCATCAGCTGGCGGGGACTGCAAACACCGTGACAAAGGCCAGAGCAGTGGCGACGACGGCAAAAAAAACGCGCTGGACTAGGGAAGTACTGACTGTGATCGCAACCAGGCACTGCAACAGGTAGTAAAACGCAAATGCGCGCGACGCCAGTGCCACGATCTGCAATGTGTCTGCGGACCAGGTGAGCGCAATGGCACCGGCGCCTACCAGTATGGTGGCGAAGCGAAGTTTGAGTCGGTGGCGGGTCACCTCCTCCAGATTGCCGGTGGCGGCTAAGGTATCGGCAACCGCGGCAGAAAACTGGCTGAGGGCGGCGGCAATCACCAGTGGTGCCACCAGTAGCGACGAGGCTGCGGCGGCGAGGTGGATCAGGCTGTTGTCATCGTATTTTCCGTTCAGGTTGTGCACCAGCGGTAGCGACACGGCAATAAACACCAGGTAGACCGCGGTGGAAATAACCTGCGACCAACGGGACGCGCGAATCCGGGTATCGCTGTCGAAACTGTCCCCCAGATAGCGTGTGGTTTCGAATCCCTGCACAACGATCAGTGTTCCGGCGACAATGGTCAGTATTTCCCAGAAGCTGTGGGGCTTTGCCTTGAAAAAGATCAGTCCGCCTGGCGAACGCCAGGCGTGCAGGTCGTAGAGCGCGAAGCCGCCGATCAGCAACAGAATAATCGCCAGGGTAACCAGTAGCGCTATCCCTTCCAATGCCGCGAGACTTTTCAGGCCCCGAGTCACGCCAATCACTACGATAAAAATGATGACGGCTGTTGTGAGTAAATCTTCGCTGGTGCCCGTGTCCAGGTGCAGGCTGCCAAGGACAAACGCCGAAAGGATATGCAGGTAAAGGCATACGGAAATCACGTATGCCAATACCAGCGCCAGGTCAGAGCAGCGCTCAAAGGCGAAAGTGGATTTCTTTGGGCTGTTTGCCAGCGCCGGTTCTGCCCGGCGAATATTGAAACGGATAACGCTGCCCACGCAAAACGCGATACCGCATACAGCGGCCATTGCCAGGACGGCGTAGATCCCTACGGCGCCGGCAAGGATGGGAACCATAACCAGGAAGCCGCTACCGAAAATGGATGCCAGCGGCGTGCAGGTTGCCCGCACAAGCGCGCGCGGATTGCCGCGGTGATGTATTGCAGGCTTGCGGAACATGACTTCCCCCTAAAAAGGCCAATACCCTTCAGTCTTGACCATAGTGGGGATAGTGCCAGCCACAAAAAAAGCCCGACTTAAGAGCCGGCCTTTTTTCGGGCGGAGCACGCAAGCGGGGCGATCAAGCCTCCAATCGGCGCATCGCGCAGATCTTGTTGCCGGAAGGGTCGCGCAGGTAAGCGAGATATAGCTTCAAGCCGGAACCCTCACGCACGCCGGGCGGGTCTTCACAGGTGCTGCCACCGTTGGCCAGGCCTGCGGTATGCCATTGATCGGCTTGCTCGGGGCTCTGTACCGCAAACCCGATGGTGCTGCCATTGCCGCAACTCGCCGGCGCTCCGTCAATGGGTTTGGTGAGCGCAAATACACCGCTGTCGGTAAAGTAAAAACAGCGGCCTTTCTGGTCGATGACACCGGGTTTGTAACCCAGCGTACCCAGGATCGCATCGTAAAAAGCCTTGGACTCCTGAATGTCATTGGCTCCGAGCATGACGTGGCTGAACATTTTTGTTTCCTTCTGGCAATGGACAGGGTTGCGCTGAGTGTACACCCTCCGTGGGTGCCTCCAGCTAGACGAAACTGTCCAGTGGAATTTACGAATTGTTGTCGCGCAGAGAAAAATCCCGGCCTTTGGCCGGGATTCATTGGCAGCCTGCTTCAGTTTTAATGCTTGGGTTTTTCCGGACGAAATACGCCGACGTTTCTGTAGCCTTCATCCAGCAGATGCGACGCGTGCAGCTTGCTCATCACGCCGCGGGCGCAGTACAGCAGGTAGTGCTTGTCCTTATCCAGCGATTTGAACGCGGTACTCAGTCGATAGAAGGGGATGGTTTCTACCTGGTTGTTGTCCAGCTCCAGCGGGTTTACTTCTTCTTCGGTGGGGTGGCGTATGTCGATGACGATGGCGTTGCCCGGTTCGCTGAGGACCTCCACTGGCGGTGCGTCTTCATCGAGGTCTTCCATCACCTCGTCGATATTCTGTAGTACCCGGTTGCCGATGGCGCGGTCGAGGACGGTGAAATCGAAGCGGGTTTCCTCGTGTTCGACTTTTTCCATTTTTGCGCGGGTGGTCGGTTTTACCGAGATCACCCCACAGTACTCCGGCATATTCGCGGCGAATTCCTCGGTGCCGATGGCGCGCGCGGTGCGGATAATATCGGTCTTGTCGGAAGTGATCAGTGGGCGCAGCACCAGCGTGTCGGTGACACTGTCGATCACCGACAGGTTTTTCAGGGTCTGGCTGGACACCTGGGCGATGGCCTCACCGGTGACCAGCGCATCAACCTCCAGCTCTTTGGCGACTACCGAGCCCGCGCGCAGCATCATGCGCTTGAGGGTTACGCCCATGTAGGAGTCATCCACTTTTTCCAGAATCTCCGCTACCACTTCATCGAAGGGCACGGTGATGAATTTCACCCGGTGGGATGCGGCGTATTTTTCCCACAGGTAAAACGCCACTTCCTTTACTCCCAGTTCGTGCTGGCGCCCGCCCAGGTTGAAGAACAGGTAGTGGGTGCGGATGCCGCGCTTGATGGTGAGGTAGCTGGCCACAGTGGAGTCGAAACCGCCGGACACCAGCGAGATTACCGGATCCTGGGTGCCGAGCGGGAAGCCGCCAAGCCCCTGGTGCAGCTGCTCGATCACATTCAGCTTGTCGTGGCGGATTTCCAGTTTCACGGTGACGTCGGGGTTTTTCAGTTTTACACCGGCGGCATCGGTGTTCTGGTTGAGGCCACCACCTACAAACTGCTCCACGTCCAGAGACTGGAAATCGTGCTTGCCGGTGCGTTTTACACGCACACAAAAGGTTTTCCCGGTGAGCTGTGGGCCCCAAATGGCGAGAGTCTTCTGGTAGATATCGTCGAGATCGCCGAGGGGGAACTGCTGCACCTTGGCGAAGTTGGCAATGCCCGGGGTGTGCGCCAGTACCTCTTCAATGCGTTCGCAAAGGTGGGATACTGCATCCGGCGCGACGACATCAATCTTTTCCCAGTCCTTGCGCACCTGGATGCGGTCGTCCAGCTGTCGCATGAGCTTGCGCAGGTTGTCGGCCAGCTGGCGCGACATGCGCTTGCGCACCGGGTTGCTCTTGATGGTGATTTCTGGAAAAAATTTGACGACGAAATGCATAGGGAGTTGTGCCGGATACCACGGTTGAAATTGATGCCGGGATGAGACTGACGGACTTCCCGGAAAAGGTGGCGAATTATAAACTCGCTACCGGGAAATTGCTTGAGCACCGTTTTGGTGCTTTCTGTGACCAGGGAGGCCCAAAATGGTGCAAATTGCTATTTCGAAGCACCAATTTTGGGACTATCGTATTGGCTCCCACGGTCCCGGCTGGCGCAAATGGGTTCCTATAGCTCAATTTCCGGCCGCAGGCGGCCGTTTGCGGACACACTAACTTTTTTCCAGCCAGTTTGCCCCAATTTGGCACACTCCTTGCTTCGACAGTTGCCACAAGATAAAGCGAATTGGCGCGACACATAACTTTTCATTCTTGGAGGACTGCAATGTCAGCGAAAACGCTCGGACTCATCAAAGAGAGCGAAGCAAAATGGGTAGACCTGCGCTTCACCGATACCAAAGGTAAGGAACAACACGTTTCCATTCCTTCTAAGGAAGTTGGTGGCGAGTTCTTCGAAGAAGGCAAGATGTTCGATGGTTCTTCCATCGCTGGTTGGAAGGGCATCAACGAATCCGACATGATCCTGATGCCGGACGACGAAACTGCGTTCCTGGATCCGTTCACCGACGAAGCCACCGTAATCATTCGCTGTAACATCGTTGACCCGATCACCGGTCAGGGCTACGAGCGCGACCCGCGCTCCATCGCACTGCGCGCTGAAGAATACCTGAAGTCCACTGGCTACGGTGACACCGCTCTGTTCGGTCCGGAGCCCGAGTTCTTCGTATTCGACGACATCACCTGGGGTGCCGAAATGGGTGGCGCCTTCTACAAAATCAACTCCGAAGAAGCGGCCTGGTCTTCCGGCGCCAGCTACGCGGACGGCAACATGGGTCACCGCCCGGGCGTAAAAGGTGGTTACTTCCCGGTTCCGCCGGTTGACTCCCTGCACGACATCCGCGCCGCCATGTGTTCCGCCATGGAAGCCATGGGCCTGGAAATCGAAGTACACCACCACGAAGTGGGTACTGCTGGCCAGTGTGAAATCGGCGTTGGCGCCAACACCCTGACCAAGAAAGCGGACGAAGTTCAGATCCTGAAGTACGCGGTACACAACGTAGCGCACGCTTACGGCAAAACCGCCACCTTCATGCCCAAGCCGCTGGTAGGTGACAACGGTTCCGGTATGCACGTGCACCAGTCCTTCAGCAAGGACGGCGTTAACCAGTTCGCTGGCGACGCTTACGCTGGCCTGTCTGAAACTGCCCTGTTCTACATCGGCGGTATCATCAAGCACGCGCGTGCACTGAACGCCATCTGTAACTCTTCTACCAACTCCTACAAGCGTCTGGTTCCGGGCTTCGAAGCACCGGTTATCCTGGCTTACTCTGCGCGTAACCGCTCTGCGTCCATCCGCATTCCGTTCGTGCCGAGCCCGAAAGGCAAGCGTATCGAGACCCGTTTCCCGGATCCGACCGCCAACCCGTACCTGGCCTTCGCAGCGTTGCTGATGGCTGGCCTCGACGGCGTGAAGAACAAGATCCACCCTGGCGACGCGGCGGACAAAGACCTGTACGACCTGCCGGCGGAAGAGCTGGCCGAGTACCCGACCGTTGCTTCCAGCCTGGAACAGGCCCTGGACGCACTGGACGCGGACCGCGCCTTCCTGACCGAAGGTGGTGTATTCACCGACGACGCCATCGACGCCTTCATCTCCCTGAAGCGCGAAGAAGTTCAGCGTATCAACATGACCACTCACCCGGTTGAGTTTGAGCTGTACTACTCTTGCTAAGCGTTCTGCCAAGTAGCCCTGCTACGAGGCAGAGGTCATCGGTGCATTGCCCCGGCGTTTAACGCAAGGGCGGTGTAAAGATGGCGACAAAGCCCGCGCCTCTGGTGCGGGCTTTTTTTTTGTGTGGCAGATGGCTAGCCTTAACCTACGGCACAGTAAAAATGAGAGGCGGGACGGCCCATGATCAGACTGATTTCAGTGTTGCTGGCGCTGCTGGCGGCACCGGTAATGGCACAGCAGGAAACTTCTGCGGGCGAAGAGAAGGGCTCGTCAGCGCCCTCAGGTACCAGTGTTTACCGGAGTGTCGGCCCGGACGGCAAGGTGACATTCAGCGATACCCCGCCACCGGGTAAGAAAGCCGAAAAGATCAAAATAGGTCCCACCAATGTGCAACCGGTAGCGCCGCCGCTCCCCCTGCCTACCCGCAAGCTGTCGCCGCGGGACCAGGACGACAAGCGCTATGAGGATCGCGACCAGGGCCCGGTGGACTTTGCCATCGTCAGCCCGGTCAACGACGCCACCATCACTCCGGGGCAGCGGTTTATCGTGCTGCAGGTAGCGATGGAGCCGGTGCCGAGGGACGGTTATGCATTCTACGCCGTGATCGATGGCCAGCGCTGGTCCGGGATGTCCTCCGGCACCAGCCTGGATATCTCCGCGCTGGAGCGCGGCACCCATACCATCCAGGCGGTACTTGTGGGCACCGGAGGCGAGCCTCTGGCGCAGTCGCAGACCATTCAGGTCCATGTGAAGCGCCCCGGTGGCCAGGTGCCGGAGTTCCCCGCAGAACAGGCGCCACAGATGCCGAAAGCGCCCCAGGCGCCGGGAGTTGCCAAGCCGCCAAAACCCCAGCCGCGCTGATTCTCTGCCGCCGTGATGCCGGGCCCCTGGGGTCCGGTTTCATCTGGCGGCGGCTCTCCTGAGTAAATCTCGACTCGTTTGTTGCCCTGCCCGCCGCCCTGCGCCCTTTCTTGAACATCAAATCTGGCTATTTTTTGTTCTTCGCACAATAATGGTGCGCTATTTTGTGGCGCCTTGTGCCGATGCCCCCAAAATCACCCATGGATCCCGGTTTTTGCGCCATTTTGGTTTGCTTTTTGCACTGCCAATAGGCGAACCGGAAAAGAGAACTGAATCGGAAGCCTGCATGCTCAACGACCGCCAGTTACGCCTGCTACTGGACAACCTGACCTCGGCCGTTTTGGTGCTCGATGAGACGTTGTCACTGCGCTATCTCAACTCCGCGGCGGAGGACCTGATTGCGGCCTCCAGTTCCCGCTCCCTCGGCCTGCCATTGCAGGAGGTGGTGCGGGAATCCGAATCCGCCGAGCAGGCGCTGCACGGGGCCTTGGTTAGCGGTGAAAAGTACACCGTGCGTCGCGCCCTGTGGTTTTTGCACAATCTGGAAGAGTGCACCGTCGACTATTCGGTAACCCCGCTCACCGAGCTGGGTTTGCTGTTGCTGGAAGTGCAGTCCATGGACCGCTTGCTGCGCATTGCGCGCGAAGATGCGCTGCTCTCCGCCCAGGAAACTACCCGCAATCTGGTGCGGGGCATGGCCCACGAGGTGAAAAATCCTCTCGGCGGTATTCGCGGAGCGGCACAGTTGCTGCAAAGGGAACTGAAAGAGCTGGATCAACCGGAGGCGGAAGATCTGGTGGAGTACCCCCAGATCATCATCGAAGAGGCGGACCGCCTGCGCAACCTGGTGGACCGTATGCTGGGACCGCGCAAGCCGGTGCAGCTGAAGCCGGTGAATGTGCATGCGATTACCGAGCGGGTGGCGCAGCTGATTGAGGCGGAGTGTAACGGTGCGCTGGAGATCAAGCGTGACTACGACCCGTCGATTCCGGATATTCCCGCCGACAGTGAGCAGTTGATCCAGGCGGTATTGAATATAGCCCGCAACGCTATGCAGGCCATTGCTGAAAATATTGGTCTCGATGCCGGCGATCTCACCATCCGCACCCGGGTGCAGCGCCAGTTCACCATTGGCCGCCGCCATTGCGCACTGGTGTGCCGGATCGACATCGTCGACAACGGCCCGGGTATTCCGGAAGACATCCGCGAGCGGATTTTTTACCCGATGATTTCCGGGCGCGCAGAGGGCTCGGGGCTGGGATTGTCCATTTCCCAGCACATCATCAATCAGCACCGGGGGCTTATCAAATGCGAGAGCCAGCCCGGGCAGACAGAATTTCAGATTTATTTGCCCCTGGCGAACGATTAGCCAGAGGCACGACGAGAAGCACAATTAGCACAATTAGAAAGTAATCGCAGAGCCGGAAAATTATGATGAACAATCGCGTTTGGATCATTGATGACGACCGCTCCATCCGCTGGGTACTGGAGCGAGCACTTTCCCGCGCAGGGATCGATACCATCTGCTACGAAAGTGGCGATCGCGCCCTGGACGATTTTTACAGCGAGTCACCGGATGTGGTGATCAGCGATATTCGTATGCCGGGCTCCGACGGCTTCAAACTGCTGCAGCGTTTCCAGGCCGAACGCCCCGCCCTTCCCATTATCATCATGACCGCGCACTCGGACCTCGACAGCGCGGTAGCGGCCTATCAGGGCGGCGCCTTCGAATATTTGCCCAAGCCATTCGATGTAGACGAAGCGGTGGCAGTAACTCGCCGGGCCCTGGCGCACGCCAACGAACAGAAGCCGGAAGAGCCGGTGGTGGTGGAAAACGGTGCGGGCAACAAGGAAATTATCGGCGAGGCGCCGGCGATGCAGGAAGTCTTCCGCGCGATCGGCCGCCTGTCCCACTCCAATATCACGGTGCTGATCAACGGCGAATCCGGTACCGGTAAGGAACTGGTGGCGGCGGCGCTGCACAACCACAGCCCGCGCAAGAACCAGCCGTTTATCGCCCTTAACATGGCGGCGATTCCGAAGGACCTGATGGAGTCGGAACTGTTCGGCCATGAAAAAGGTGCGTTCACCGGCGCCAGCGCCCAGCGCGCCGGCCGCTTTGAACAGGCCAACGGCGGCACCCTGTTTCTGGATGAAATCGGGGATATGCCCGCGGAGACGCAAACCCGTCTGCTGCGGGTGCTGGCAGACGGGGAGTTTTACCGGGTGGGCGGCCACACTCCGGTAAAAGTCGATGTGCGCATCATCGCCGCTACCCACCAGGACCTGGAACGCCTGGTACAGGAGCACAAATTCCGCGAAGACCTGTTCCACCGCCTCAACGTCATCCGTATTCATATCCCCCGTCTCGCCGATCGTCGCGAAGACATTCCCCGCCTGGTGCGCCACTTCTTTATCAGTGCCGCCAAGGACCTCGGGGTAGAGCCCAAGATTCTCACCAAGGAAACCGAAGAGTATCTCTCTGGCCTCGACTGGCCCGGCAATGTGCGCCAGCTGGAAAATACCTGTCGCTGGATCACGGTAATGGGGTCCGGCCGCGAAGTGCTGATCGACGACCTGCCGCCGGAGCTCCACCACCAGAGCGCCACCAGCGAAGCGCCCCAGGATTGGCAGAAGGCCCTGCGCCTGTGGGCCGACCAGGCCCTGGCGACTGGCCAGCGCGAGATTCTCGGCCAGGCGGTGCCTGCGTTCGAGCGCGCGTTGATCGAAATCGCCCTCAAACACACCGCCGGGCGCAAACGCGATGCCGCCGAACTGCTCGGCTGGGGGCGCAATACCCTGACCCGCAAGCTGAAAGAGCTGGGGATGAACGGCGGCGAAGACTGACGTCGCGGCGGCGTTGATTGTTCGCCGCGTCTCAATGTCTATTTCCTCTGCGCCCGGCATTCGCCGGGCGTATTTATTTTCGCCGCTTGTGTGAAATCCGTTACAGCTTCGGTATTCTGGCGCCGTTTTTTTTGTGCTGCGAGTGTCGGGTAAAGCGGCCTGCACGTCACCTACTTGCACATTAACCAGATGTAGCGCTCCGCACCGGCATTCTGCAGCTCCGGTGGATCGGAATATTTACAGCCAGCGAACCAGAATAACCATGATCAAGGATTTTGCCCCGGCCCGGCATAACTGGGCCATGCCCCTGTGCACGCTGTTTTTTCTCTGTACCCTGTTCTGGAGTGGTCACGGCGGAGACCTCGGTTACTGGAGCGACTGGATGGCGAGCCTGTCCCAGGGCTACGAGCATATCCATGCGAATTATCCACCGCTGCTACTGCACTGGTTCTGGTTACTGGCGCAGTTGTTTGACCTGCTGCATCTGGAGTACCCGCCGGCGTCACCGGTGCAGCTGAAGTTTTTTGTACTGCTGCCGGTACTGGCAACCCAGCTCTGGCTTTGCCGCCAGGTGGAATTACTGCTGGCAAAGCGGGGCATAGAGCCGCTGCGCAGCCCGATTTTCTGGGGTGTGGTGGCGAGCCCGGCGCTGCTGCTGGATGGTCCTGTGTGGGGGCAGGTGGACCTGCTGCCATTTCTGCCGATGTGGGTATCCCTGGTGTGCGCGTTTCGCGCCCGTTTCTTTTCTGCAGGGGCCGCATTCGCCCTGGCGCTGGTGTGGAAGTTCCAGGCAATCGTGATTCTGCCGGTGCTGGCGGGGCTGTTTATGCACCGCTGGCGCCTGGCAACCTGGCACTATGCCCCGCAGGCACTGGCAGGCTTTTTACTGGTGGGTTTTGTCGCCTTCCTGCCGTTTATCTGGGTGGGGCGTTTTCAGGAAATGTTCAACGCCGCCTATCTCGGCAACACCAGTATCTTCCCGCTCTCCACCATGAACGCCGCCAACCTGTGGTTTCTGCTCGCCGGCAATAACACCGACATGCTTCTGCCGCTGATTGAAGGGGCCGCCTGGGCGTCGCCACACAAGCTGGGGCTGGGGCTGTTCCTGCTGGTATCGGTAATGTGCATGGTGCGGGCCTGGCGTGGCTGCCGTGGCTTCGGCGAGGTGATCGGCATTGCCATGGTGATGATACTGGGCTTTTTCACCGTGGCGCCGTCCATGCACGAGCGCTACCTGTTTCTGATGGTGCCGCTTGCCGCGCTGGGCTGCGCGCGCGGTTACTTCCGCAGCGCGTGGTTGCATCTGGCAAACCTGATGGTGGCGCTGAATATACTGCTGGTGTTGCCCCTGACCGGGCACATGGTCTGGCAGCACCTGTCCTGGCTTGTTGTGGGGGTGGCTCTCGCCGCGCTGTTGGTATTCGTACTGCCCGGGGCACGGATCGCGGCAATGGCGCGGCGCCTGCTCTACCGAGCGCGGCAGTCTCTGCCGGCGCTGGCAATGCCCCATGGTGGTGCGCTCGCCGCGCTGATGGTGCTCGCCTTTACCTGTACGGAACTCTACCAATTGCACCGCCTGAATCATCCTGCGTGGGATGAGCGCGGGCGTCTCTACCTGAGTGATTACCGCGAGCTGTCAGTGACGCAACAGTGGGGCCATCTGAGCCGCGACCGCGCGGTGAACGATGATCCGTTGGATATCTTTGGACACCGCTTCGCCAAGGGGTTGGGTGTACACGCCTTTTCCCAGGTGGAGTTCCGCATCCCGGAGGGCGCGCGTTATTTCCACAGCTTTTACGGCCTAAACCGCTCCGGCGAGAATGGGCGGGTGCGCTTTCGCATTCTTCTGGACGGGAAATCGGCGTGGCAAAGTGGGGCTATCGGTTGGCAGGCGCCGGGTGAGGTGGTGCTGCCGGTGAGCGATGCCGAAACGCTGACACTGCAGGTACATGGTATGGGCAGCATCATATCGGATCACGCCAACTGGGCGGAGGCGGGCTTCTGGCAGGGTATTCCCGAGCGCCGTGTCCTGACCATGGCGCGTCGCTGACCCAGGTTTTCTGACCTGACAGGGTGCCGAAAAAAATCGACCTGCTAATATGCACCCTGTCGATCAGCCTCTATTCAAAAACCCCGTTCAAAAGTCTTAGTTAGGTCTTAGGAAGAAAGTTCCGTTATGAGTGAGTTACCCCCCTGCCCCCAATGCCAGTCCACCTATACCTATGAAGACCGCGACCATTTTGTCTGCCCCGAGTGTGGGCACGAGTGGCGCGCCGGTGAAGCGGAAATGGAAGATGGGTTGAATATCAAGGATGCCAATGGCAATCCGCTGGCCGATGGCGATACGGTGACGGTGATCAAGGATCTTAAGGTCAAGGGCTCGTCCCTGGTGGTCAAGGTCGGTACCAAAGTGAAAAATATTCGCCTGGTGGAAGGCGACCACGATATCGATTGCAAGATCGACGGTATCGGGCCGATGAAACTGAAATCGGAATTTGTCAAAAAGGCCTGATTCTCTTCCGCTGCCGGTGCCGAAGATTGTACCGGCAGACCGCTCGCCGCTGGTCCA
This is a stretch of genomic DNA from Microbulbifer bruguierae. It encodes these proteins:
- a CDS encoding alpha/beta hydrolase family protein, with the translated sequence MKILSMLSAAVVTGAVAAMSILPAPAEAKEQAHKPFASLGEMPIPFEDLFRPAAYNNIRISPDGKYFAAGRTRDDGMTDGVIIDRRTMEVKSTLEMAGDVGVSQIQWANKERVLFSFTMKSAVAEDASTSQIAAMNIDGSRKEIIFTGTSDYGGGEGAVLAGKIDDKHYRIEVYPSGSGLNFPLKYIYKLNIYTRKTTLIARSPIRMGRPISNKEGEITHWVGKLPDDFDATVVATKNAAGEWDETVFQNKDGVFEPMGWTKDKDWMWYTDTIEAPTKGLYRYNVKTGEKKLVYRHPKVDYDRIFNDDDGNPWGALVNYDYPTVVYIDEDNHYAQTHKRLQGTFPNKHIQILNRTSDGNEWVVHVGDDRHPGSYYVYNQFDGALKFLANQAEWIDPAKVPATHPVRFTARDGLEINGYLTLPVNKEAKNLPLIILPHGGPHGPRDYWGYNKERILFANAGYAVMHVNYRGSGGYGREFLFDWYGHWGMEMQDDLTDATKWAIDSGIADADRICIYGASYGGYAAMQGVTKEPDLYQCGIGYVGVYDMAIFSTHGDIRLRKAGRKYLAEATGTDPEVHRQRSPSRNAERITAPVFLVQGARDVRVPIEHYWAMRDALVQQNHPLETLVAPRAFHGAREKTSQLEIYCRMINFFDRHIGDGKPSDAPANDCVPEDGPGLLEYHYYEEAKRG
- a CDS encoding energy transducer TonB; the encoded protein is MVKPMIAAASLLLASQAFSLDWQRPDCSAYKDFGECRNAEKNDYRRKKQEEFREKGLSFWYYERPDFSDNKKIEQALEDKVEGALYFSFTVERDGSVSAVSLKTKTSDEVEVYAAPILAAIKNWQFVPSKEAWPNQEWRYQFFFTQDDCAEAAEEDSEACSKEDEAAG
- a CDS encoding VOC family protein; this encodes MFSHVMLGANDIQESKAFYDAILGTLGYKPGVIDQKGRCFYFTDSGVFALTKPIDGAPASCGNGSTIGFAVQSPEQADQWHTAGLANGGSTCEDPPGVREGSGLKLYLAYLRDPSGNKICAMRRLEA
- the thiI gene encoding tRNA uracil 4-sulfurtransferase ThiI encodes the protein MHFVVKFFPEITIKSNPVRKRMSRQLADNLRKLMRQLDDRIQVRKDWEKIDVVAPDAVSHLCERIEEVLAHTPGIANFAKVQQFPLGDLDDIYQKTLAIWGPQLTGKTFCVRVKRTGKHDFQSLDVEQFVGGGLNQNTDAAGVKLKNPDVTVKLEIRHDKLNVIEQLHQGLGGFPLGTQDPVISLVSGGFDSTVASYLTIKRGIRTHYLFFNLGGRQHELGVKEVAFYLWEKYAASHRVKFITVPFDEVVAEILEKVDDSYMGVTLKRMMLRAGSVVAKELEVDALVTGEAIAQVSSQTLKNLSVIDSVTDTLVLRPLITSDKTDIIRTARAIGTEEFAANMPEYCGVISVKPTTRAKMEKVEHEETRFDFTVLDRAIGNRVLQNIDEVMEDLDEDAPPVEVLSEPGNAIVIDIRHPTEEEVNPLELDNNQVETIPFYRLSTAFKSLDKDKHYLLYCARGVMSKLHASHLLDEGYRNVGVFRPEKPKH
- the glnA gene encoding glutamate--ammonia ligase, with amino-acid sequence MSAKTLGLIKESEAKWVDLRFTDTKGKEQHVSIPSKEVGGEFFEEGKMFDGSSIAGWKGINESDMILMPDDETAFLDPFTDEATVIIRCNIVDPITGQGYERDPRSIALRAEEYLKSTGYGDTALFGPEPEFFVFDDITWGAEMGGAFYKINSEEAAWSSGASYADGNMGHRPGVKGGYFPVPPVDSLHDIRAAMCSAMEAMGLEIEVHHHEVGTAGQCEIGVGANTLTKKADEVQILKYAVHNVAHAYGKTATFMPKPLVGDNGSGMHVHQSFSKDGVNQFAGDAYAGLSETALFYIGGIIKHARALNAICNSSTNSYKRLVPGFEAPVILAYSARNRSASIRIPFVPSPKGKRIETRFPDPTANPYLAFAALLMAGLDGVKNKIHPGDAADKDLYDLPAEELAEYPTVASSLEQALDALDADRAFLTEGGVFTDDAIDAFISLKREEVQRINMTTHPVEFELYYSC
- a CDS encoding DUF4124 domain-containing protein, which translates into the protein MIRLISVLLALLAAPVMAQQETSAGEEKGSSAPSGTSVYRSVGPDGKVTFSDTPPPGKKAEKIKIGPTNVQPVAPPLPLPTRKLSPRDQDDKRYEDRDQGPVDFAIVSPVNDATITPGQRFIVLQVAMEPVPRDGYAFYAVIDGQRWSGMSSGTSLDISALERGTHTIQAVLVGTGGEPLAQSQTIQVHVKRPGGQVPEFPAEQAPQMPKAPQAPGVAKPPKPQPR